The following are encoded in a window of Scleropages formosus chromosome 7, fSclFor1.1, whole genome shotgun sequence genomic DNA:
- the LOC108926227 gene encoding adenosine receptor A3-like, with amino-acid sequence MSAFAGNSSVSPGLEAPGCSFCCCSLLSRTLTVVFMVSLATAIVAANAVTLTVFVQTRQWRTPQGYLKVSLALADMMVGVLVVPFSVYTEISLLAAAVPPSWFQKDPALSTGSSPGSWQPCKLIGPVFAGCTFVSISTIFLMTLERSVAILRPLHKDGLVTRRRTLLLVALSWAGSFLLALAPLCLSDSFTLEYNACSRMCNYAPLLAESSLPSDSSVMLLFPAFDFTLLSGTLAINVLSFSSIRRYTRKRKLLSEGGPQANGCPHPPSFSDIKAAKTISILTFAFAASFTPIAVFVLGNVAGHAWCGFSFFAFWMLTANSCCNVIIYSARDRRFRRGVTLLLRPGRPPLLEDKS; translated from the exons ATGTCTGCCTTTGCGGGGAACTCGAGCGTCTCCCCTGGGCTGGAGGCACCGGgctgctccttctgctgctgcagcctgctGAGCCGCACCCTGACCGTGGTCTTCATGGTGAGCCTGGCCACGGCCATCGTGGCGGCCAACGCGGTCACGCTCACCGTGTTCGTACAGACCCGGCAGTGGCGCACCCCGCAGGGCTACCTCAAAG TGTCTCTGGCTTTGGCAGACATGATGGTGGGAGTGCTGGTGGTGCCCTTCTCCGTGTATACGGAGATCTCCTTGCTGGCGGCCGCGGTGCCCCCGTCGTGGTTCCAGAAAGATCCGGCACTCTCCACGGGCAGCTCGCCCGGCTCCTGGCAGCCCTGCAAGCTCATCGGCCCCGTGTTCGCCGGCTGCACCTTCGTGTCCATCAGCACCATCTTCCTGATGACGCTGGAGCGCAGCGTGGCCATCCTGCGGCCGCTGCACAAGGACGGCCTGGTGACCCGCCGGCGGACGCTGCTGCTCGTCGCGCTCTCCTGGGCCGGCAGTTTCCTGCTGGCGCTGGCGCCGCTCTGCCTGAGCGACAGCTTCACGCTCGAGTACAACGCGTGCAGCCGCATGTGCAACTACGCGCCCCTGTTGGCCGAGTCCAGCCTCCCGTCGGACAGCAGCGTCATGCTGCTCTTCCCTGCCTTCGACTTCACCCTGCTGAGCGGAACGCTGGCCATCAACGTCCTGTCCTTCAGCAGCATCCGCCGCTACACCCGCAAGCGCAAGCTCCTGTCGGAGGGCGGGCCCCAAGCGAACGGCTGCCCGCACCCGCCTTCCTTCTCGGACATCAAGGCGGCGAAGACCATCAGCATCCTGACGTTTGCGTTCGCCGCTTCCTTCACGCCCATCGCCGTGTTCGTGCTGGGCAACGTGGCGGGCCACGCCTGGTGCGGCTTCTCCTTCTTCGCCTTCTGGATGCTGACAGCCAACAGCTGCTGCAACGTGATCATCTACAGCGCGCGGGACCGGCGCTTCCGCAGAGGCGTGACCCTGCTCCTGCGGCCCGGCCGCCCGCCCTTGCTGGAGGACAAGAGCTGA